Proteins from a genomic interval of Capsicum annuum cultivar UCD-10X-F1 chromosome 4, UCD10Xv1.1, whole genome shotgun sequence:
- the LOC107868105 gene encoding protein SPT2 homolog isoform X4: MLRYEEDEYDDYLDEYEDEGVDQEEEEAGEEEYEDEEPPQPSQELEFLELRQRLKEDIRKQRKKELGSGSHDIKKSASSRDNFGSFFGPSQPVISNRVIQESKLLLENPNLAAKVMKSSHSSNKSVASKPAGSKASTSNNHAPKVKTGLKRKIDMVKNTRDYSFLLSDDAELPGPSRGSLTQKVSAPYCDARLVQRPSGKQTSSDIGRKLVDDREVKRGSQMQQKAVIQKSMSNNKPTQPTLDSRKQFSSSNGSGPGRSLGPKGVPPKVTGDLNDKKFLAPGTKSTVSVSNRPLPSRVQSAVPKQSSVQKRIPNESGNSKVMSKQGVPVSKPQIQKQQASMSRPQIKPPPARNLARPLDDRRPTFQQRDSRRPAPQQRDDRRPALQQRDDRRPALQQRDDRRPALQQRDERRPSLQQRDDRRPSLQQRDDRRPAHQRKDERRPAPQQKDDRRPALHRKDDRWPVRKPMRYDEEDDGEEAISMIRKMFGYNPNRYRDDDDDSDMEANFDEILKEERRSAKIAREEDEEELRKIEEEERRERLRKQAKKRKLSHQ; encoded by the exons ATGTTGCGATATGAAGAAGAT GAATATGACGATTATTTGGATGAATATGAGGATGAAGGTGTAGATCAAGAAGAGGAAGAGGCTGGTGAGGAGGAGTACGAGGATGAAGAGCCTCCACAGCCATCACAGGAGTTAGAGTTCCTGGAGCTGAGGCAACGGTTGAAAGAGGATATCAGGAAGCAGAGGAAGAAAGAACTAGGCAGTGGTTCTCATGACATTAAGAAGAGTGCTTCATCCAGGGATAA TTTTGGTTCCTTCTTTGGACCTTCACAGCCTGTTATCTCCAACAGAGTAATCCAAGAAAGCAAGTTGCTATTGGAGAATCCAAATCTGGCAGCTAAAGTCATGAAATCTAGCCATTCT AGCAATAAGAGTGTTGCTTCAAAACCTGCTGGATCAAAAGCTTCCACCAGCAACAACCATGCAcccaaagtcaaaactggg TTAAAAAGAAAGATTGATATGGTAAAAAATACCAGGGACTATTCATTTCTATTATCTGATGATGCTGAACTTCCTGGTCCATCAAGAGGTTCTTTAACTCAGAAAGTGTCTGCCCCTTATTGTG ATGCACGGTTAGTCCAACGTCCAAGCGGAAAGCAGACTTCAAGTGATATTGGGAGAAAGCTTGTAGATGATCGTGAAGTGAAAAGAGGTAGCCAAATGCAACAGAAAGCTGTGATTCAGAAATCGATGTCTAATAATAAACCAACTCAACCAACGTTAGACTCTAGGAAACAGTTCAGTAGCAGTAATGGAAGTGGGCCTGGAAGGTCTTTGGGGCCAAAAGGGGTGCCCCCCAAGGTTACAGGGGATCTAAATGATAAGAAATTTTTGGCACCAGGCACCAAGAGTACTGTGTCTGTTTCCAATAGGCCACTTCCTTCAAGAGTACAATCCGCTGTACCAAAGCAATCTTCGGTACAGAAAAGGATACCAAATGAATCTGGTAATTCAAAAGTGATGTCAAAACAAGGTGTGCCTGTCTCCAAACCTCAGATTCAGAAACAGCAAGCCTCCATGTCTAGACCTCAG ATAAAACCACCACCTGCTAGAAATTTAGCACGTCCCTTGGACGATAGGCGCCCAACATTTCAGCAAAGAGATAGCAGGCGCCCAGCACCTCAGCAAAGAGATGATAGGCGCCCAGCACTTCAGCAAAGAGATGACAGGCGGCCAGCACTCCAGCAAAGGGATGACAGGCGCCCAGCACTTCAGCAAAGGGATGAAAGGCGCCCATCACTTCAGCAAAGGGATGACAGGCGCCCATCACTTCAGCAAAGGGATGACAGGCGCCCAGCACATCAGCGAAAAGATGAAAGGCGCCCAGCACCTCAGCAAAAAGATGACAGACGCCCAGCACTTCATCGGAAAGATGATAGATGGCCAGTAAGAAAACCAATGagatatgatgaagaagatgatggagaagaAGCTATTAGTATGATTAGGAAGATGTTTGG GTATAATCCTAACAGGTACCGTGATGACGACGATGATAGTGACATGGAGGCTAATTTCGATGAGATTTTGAAGGAAGAAAGGCGGAG tGCGAAAATAGCTAGAGAAGAGGATGAAGAAGAACTCcggaaaatagaagaagaagaaaggcgTGAGCGGCTGAGAAAGCAGGCAAAGAAGCGCAAGTTGAGCCATCAATGA
- the LOC107868105 gene encoding protein SPT2 homolog isoform X3: MLRYEEDEYDDYLDEYEDEGVDQEEEEAGEEEYEDEEPPQPSQELEFLELRQRLKEDIRKQRKKELGSGSHDIKKSASSRDNFGSFFGPSQPVISNRVIQESKLLLENPNLAAKVMKSSHSQSNKSVASKPAGSKASTSNNHAPKVKTGLKRKIDMVKNTRDYSFLLSDDAELPGPSRGSLTQKVSAPYCDARLVQRPSGKQTSSDIGRKLVDDREVKRGSQMQQKAVIQKSMSNNKPTQPTLDSRKQFSSSNGSGPGRSLGPKGVPPKVTGDLNDKKFLAPGTKSTVSVSNRPLPSRVQSAVPKQSSVQKRIPNESGNSKVMSKQGVPVSKPQIQKQQASMSRPQIKPPPARNLARPLDDRRPTFQQRDSRRPAPQQRDDRRPALQQRDDRRPALQQRDDRRPALQQRDERRPSLQQRDDRRPSLQQRDDRRPAHQRKDERRPAPQQKDDRRPALHRKDDRWPVRKPMRYDEEDDGEEAISMIRKMFGYNPNRYRDDDDDSDMEANFDEILKEERRSAKIAREEDEEELRKIEEEERRERLRKQAKKRKLSHQ; this comes from the exons ATGTTGCGATATGAAGAAGAT GAATATGACGATTATTTGGATGAATATGAGGATGAAGGTGTAGATCAAGAAGAGGAAGAGGCTGGTGAGGAGGAGTACGAGGATGAAGAGCCTCCACAGCCATCACAGGAGTTAGAGTTCCTGGAGCTGAGGCAACGGTTGAAAGAGGATATCAGGAAGCAGAGGAAGAAAGAACTAGGCAGTGGTTCTCATGACATTAAGAAGAGTGCTTCATCCAGGGATAA TTTTGGTTCCTTCTTTGGACCTTCACAGCCTGTTATCTCCAACAGAGTAATCCAAGAAAGCAAGTTGCTATTGGAGAATCCAAATCTGGCAGCTAAAGTCATGAAATCTAGCCATTCT CAGAGCAATAAGAGTGTTGCTTCAAAACCTGCTGGATCAAAAGCTTCCACCAGCAACAACCATGCAcccaaagtcaaaactggg TTAAAAAGAAAGATTGATATGGTAAAAAATACCAGGGACTATTCATTTCTATTATCTGATGATGCTGAACTTCCTGGTCCATCAAGAGGTTCTTTAACTCAGAAAGTGTCTGCCCCTTATTGTG ATGCACGGTTAGTCCAACGTCCAAGCGGAAAGCAGACTTCAAGTGATATTGGGAGAAAGCTTGTAGATGATCGTGAAGTGAAAAGAGGTAGCCAAATGCAACAGAAAGCTGTGATTCAGAAATCGATGTCTAATAATAAACCAACTCAACCAACGTTAGACTCTAGGAAACAGTTCAGTAGCAGTAATGGAAGTGGGCCTGGAAGGTCTTTGGGGCCAAAAGGGGTGCCCCCCAAGGTTACAGGGGATCTAAATGATAAGAAATTTTTGGCACCAGGCACCAAGAGTACTGTGTCTGTTTCCAATAGGCCACTTCCTTCAAGAGTACAATCCGCTGTACCAAAGCAATCTTCGGTACAGAAAAGGATACCAAATGAATCTGGTAATTCAAAAGTGATGTCAAAACAAGGTGTGCCTGTCTCCAAACCTCAGATTCAGAAACAGCAAGCCTCCATGTCTAGACCTCAG ATAAAACCACCACCTGCTAGAAATTTAGCACGTCCCTTGGACGATAGGCGCCCAACATTTCAGCAAAGAGATAGCAGGCGCCCAGCACCTCAGCAAAGAGATGATAGGCGCCCAGCACTTCAGCAAAGAGATGACAGGCGGCCAGCACTCCAGCAAAGGGATGACAGGCGCCCAGCACTTCAGCAAAGGGATGAAAGGCGCCCATCACTTCAGCAAAGGGATGACAGGCGCCCATCACTTCAGCAAAGGGATGACAGGCGCCCAGCACATCAGCGAAAAGATGAAAGGCGCCCAGCACCTCAGCAAAAAGATGACAGACGCCCAGCACTTCATCGGAAAGATGATAGATGGCCAGTAAGAAAACCAATGagatatgatgaagaagatgatggagaagaAGCTATTAGTATGATTAGGAAGATGTTTGG GTATAATCCTAACAGGTACCGTGATGACGACGATGATAGTGACATGGAGGCTAATTTCGATGAGATTTTGAAGGAAGAAAGGCGGAG tGCGAAAATAGCTAGAGAAGAGGATGAAGAAGAACTCcggaaaatagaagaagaagaaaggcgTGAGCGGCTGAGAAAGCAGGCAAAGAAGCGCAAGTTGAGCCATCAATGA
- the LOC107868105 gene encoding protein SPT2 homolog isoform X1: protein MLRYEEDEYDDYLDEYEDEGVDQEEEEAGEEEYEDEEPPQPSQELEFLELRQRLKEDIRKQRKKELGSGSHDIKKSASSRDNFGSFFGPSQPVISNRVIQESKLLLENPNLAAKVMKSSHSQSNKSVASKPAGSKASTSNNHAPKVKTGVILQSVQFSRTLHMYSWDYSFLLSDDAELPGPSRGSLTQKVSAPYCDARLVQRPSGKQTSSDIGRKLVDDREVKRGSQMQQKAVIQKSMSNNKPTQPTLDSRKQFSSSNGSGPGRSLGPKGVPPKVTGDLNDKKFLAPGTKSTVSVSNRPLPSRVQSAVPKQSSVQKRIPNESGNSKVMSKQGVPVSKPQIQKQQASMSRPQIKPPPARNLARPLDDRRPTFQQRDSRRPAPQQRDDRRPALQQRDDRRPALQQRDDRRPALQQRDERRPSLQQRDDRRPSLQQRDDRRPAHQRKDERRPAPQQKDDRRPALHRKDDRWPVRKPMRYDEEDDGEEAISMIRKMFGYNPNRYRDDDDDSDMEANFDEILKEERRSAKIAREEDEEELRKIEEEERRERLRKQAKKRKLSHQ from the exons ATGTTGCGATATGAAGAAGAT GAATATGACGATTATTTGGATGAATATGAGGATGAAGGTGTAGATCAAGAAGAGGAAGAGGCTGGTGAGGAGGAGTACGAGGATGAAGAGCCTCCACAGCCATCACAGGAGTTAGAGTTCCTGGAGCTGAGGCAACGGTTGAAAGAGGATATCAGGAAGCAGAGGAAGAAAGAACTAGGCAGTGGTTCTCATGACATTAAGAAGAGTGCTTCATCCAGGGATAA TTTTGGTTCCTTCTTTGGACCTTCACAGCCTGTTATCTCCAACAGAGTAATCCAAGAAAGCAAGTTGCTATTGGAGAATCCAAATCTGGCAGCTAAAGTCATGAAATCTAGCCATTCT CAGAGCAATAAGAGTGTTGCTTCAAAACCTGCTGGATCAAAAGCTTCCACCAGCAACAACCATGCAcccaaagtcaaaactggggtaaTACTTCAGTCAGTGCAATTTTCTCGAACACTTCATATGTACTCATG GGACTATTCATTTCTATTATCTGATGATGCTGAACTTCCTGGTCCATCAAGAGGTTCTTTAACTCAGAAAGTGTCTGCCCCTTATTGTG ATGCACGGTTAGTCCAACGTCCAAGCGGAAAGCAGACTTCAAGTGATATTGGGAGAAAGCTTGTAGATGATCGTGAAGTGAAAAGAGGTAGCCAAATGCAACAGAAAGCTGTGATTCAGAAATCGATGTCTAATAATAAACCAACTCAACCAACGTTAGACTCTAGGAAACAGTTCAGTAGCAGTAATGGAAGTGGGCCTGGAAGGTCTTTGGGGCCAAAAGGGGTGCCCCCCAAGGTTACAGGGGATCTAAATGATAAGAAATTTTTGGCACCAGGCACCAAGAGTACTGTGTCTGTTTCCAATAGGCCACTTCCTTCAAGAGTACAATCCGCTGTACCAAAGCAATCTTCGGTACAGAAAAGGATACCAAATGAATCTGGTAATTCAAAAGTGATGTCAAAACAAGGTGTGCCTGTCTCCAAACCTCAGATTCAGAAACAGCAAGCCTCCATGTCTAGACCTCAG ATAAAACCACCACCTGCTAGAAATTTAGCACGTCCCTTGGACGATAGGCGCCCAACATTTCAGCAAAGAGATAGCAGGCGCCCAGCACCTCAGCAAAGAGATGATAGGCGCCCAGCACTTCAGCAAAGAGATGACAGGCGGCCAGCACTCCAGCAAAGGGATGACAGGCGCCCAGCACTTCAGCAAAGGGATGAAAGGCGCCCATCACTTCAGCAAAGGGATGACAGGCGCCCATCACTTCAGCAAAGGGATGACAGGCGCCCAGCACATCAGCGAAAAGATGAAAGGCGCCCAGCACCTCAGCAAAAAGATGACAGACGCCCAGCACTTCATCGGAAAGATGATAGATGGCCAGTAAGAAAACCAATGagatatgatgaagaagatgatggagaagaAGCTATTAGTATGATTAGGAAGATGTTTGG GTATAATCCTAACAGGTACCGTGATGACGACGATGATAGTGACATGGAGGCTAATTTCGATGAGATTTTGAAGGAAGAAAGGCGGAG tGCGAAAATAGCTAGAGAAGAGGATGAAGAAGAACTCcggaaaatagaagaagaagaaaggcgTGAGCGGCTGAGAAAGCAGGCAAAGAAGCGCAAGTTGAGCCATCAATGA
- the LOC107868105 gene encoding protein SPT2 homolog isoform X2 yields the protein MLRYEEDEYDDYLDEYEDEGVDQEEEEAGEEEYEDEEPPQPSQELEFLELRQRLKEDIRKQRKKELGSGSHDIKKSASSRDNFGSFFGPSQPVISNRVIQESKLLLENPNLAAKVMKSSHSSNKSVASKPAGSKASTSNNHAPKVKTGVILQSVQFSRTLHMYSWDYSFLLSDDAELPGPSRGSLTQKVSAPYCDARLVQRPSGKQTSSDIGRKLVDDREVKRGSQMQQKAVIQKSMSNNKPTQPTLDSRKQFSSSNGSGPGRSLGPKGVPPKVTGDLNDKKFLAPGTKSTVSVSNRPLPSRVQSAVPKQSSVQKRIPNESGNSKVMSKQGVPVSKPQIQKQQASMSRPQIKPPPARNLARPLDDRRPTFQQRDSRRPAPQQRDDRRPALQQRDDRRPALQQRDDRRPALQQRDERRPSLQQRDDRRPSLQQRDDRRPAHQRKDERRPAPQQKDDRRPALHRKDDRWPVRKPMRYDEEDDGEEAISMIRKMFGYNPNRYRDDDDDSDMEANFDEILKEERRSAKIAREEDEEELRKIEEEERRERLRKQAKKRKLSHQ from the exons ATGTTGCGATATGAAGAAGAT GAATATGACGATTATTTGGATGAATATGAGGATGAAGGTGTAGATCAAGAAGAGGAAGAGGCTGGTGAGGAGGAGTACGAGGATGAAGAGCCTCCACAGCCATCACAGGAGTTAGAGTTCCTGGAGCTGAGGCAACGGTTGAAAGAGGATATCAGGAAGCAGAGGAAGAAAGAACTAGGCAGTGGTTCTCATGACATTAAGAAGAGTGCTTCATCCAGGGATAA TTTTGGTTCCTTCTTTGGACCTTCACAGCCTGTTATCTCCAACAGAGTAATCCAAGAAAGCAAGTTGCTATTGGAGAATCCAAATCTGGCAGCTAAAGTCATGAAATCTAGCCATTCT AGCAATAAGAGTGTTGCTTCAAAACCTGCTGGATCAAAAGCTTCCACCAGCAACAACCATGCAcccaaagtcaaaactggggtaaTACTTCAGTCAGTGCAATTTTCTCGAACACTTCATATGTACTCATG GGACTATTCATTTCTATTATCTGATGATGCTGAACTTCCTGGTCCATCAAGAGGTTCTTTAACTCAGAAAGTGTCTGCCCCTTATTGTG ATGCACGGTTAGTCCAACGTCCAAGCGGAAAGCAGACTTCAAGTGATATTGGGAGAAAGCTTGTAGATGATCGTGAAGTGAAAAGAGGTAGCCAAATGCAACAGAAAGCTGTGATTCAGAAATCGATGTCTAATAATAAACCAACTCAACCAACGTTAGACTCTAGGAAACAGTTCAGTAGCAGTAATGGAAGTGGGCCTGGAAGGTCTTTGGGGCCAAAAGGGGTGCCCCCCAAGGTTACAGGGGATCTAAATGATAAGAAATTTTTGGCACCAGGCACCAAGAGTACTGTGTCTGTTTCCAATAGGCCACTTCCTTCAAGAGTACAATCCGCTGTACCAAAGCAATCTTCGGTACAGAAAAGGATACCAAATGAATCTGGTAATTCAAAAGTGATGTCAAAACAAGGTGTGCCTGTCTCCAAACCTCAGATTCAGAAACAGCAAGCCTCCATGTCTAGACCTCAG ATAAAACCACCACCTGCTAGAAATTTAGCACGTCCCTTGGACGATAGGCGCCCAACATTTCAGCAAAGAGATAGCAGGCGCCCAGCACCTCAGCAAAGAGATGATAGGCGCCCAGCACTTCAGCAAAGAGATGACAGGCGGCCAGCACTCCAGCAAAGGGATGACAGGCGCCCAGCACTTCAGCAAAGGGATGAAAGGCGCCCATCACTTCAGCAAAGGGATGACAGGCGCCCATCACTTCAGCAAAGGGATGACAGGCGCCCAGCACATCAGCGAAAAGATGAAAGGCGCCCAGCACCTCAGCAAAAAGATGACAGACGCCCAGCACTTCATCGGAAAGATGATAGATGGCCAGTAAGAAAACCAATGagatatgatgaagaagatgatggagaagaAGCTATTAGTATGATTAGGAAGATGTTTGG GTATAATCCTAACAGGTACCGTGATGACGACGATGATAGTGACATGGAGGCTAATTTCGATGAGATTTTGAAGGAAGAAAGGCGGAG tGCGAAAATAGCTAGAGAAGAGGATGAAGAAGAACTCcggaaaatagaagaagaagaaaggcgTGAGCGGCTGAGAAAGCAGGCAAAGAAGCGCAAGTTGAGCCATCAATGA